A DNA window from Parabacteroides johnsonii DSM 18315 contains the following coding sequences:
- a CDS encoding inorganic phosphate transporter, which translates to METFYLFLIIFLFVLAVFDLSVGVSNDAVNFMNSAIGSKAASFKVIMVIAAIGIFVGASLSNGMMDIARHGIYQPQHFYFSEIMCILLAVMLTDVVLLDIFNSLGMPTSTTVSLVFELLGGTVAISLIKIANSNGALQLGDLLNTDKAFTVILAIFLSVAIAFFFGAIVQYISRLIFTFNYKKYATYFIGLFGGLAATSILYFMLIKGLKESSFMEGDLKTMIYSNTDTIVWGALIFFTVLMQILHWLKVNVFKVVILLGTFALALAFAGNDLVNFIGVPLAGYSSYMDLMAQGGTTTTDTFLMESLLEPAKTPWYFLVGSGLVMVVALATSKKAQAVIKTSVDLARQSDGNENFGTSPVARVLVRTCNNASSTILSVVPLRVKDWIDSRFNNNEIILADKASFDLVRASVNVVLSGLLIALGTSLKLPLSTTYVAFMVAMGSSLADRAWGRESAVYRITGVLSVIGGWFITAGAAFTICFLVALLIHVGGIAAMAAMVGLAIYMLIRNQILYKKKMKKEAMQEEVDSTISKLRETKDKREALSLFREHSRDELCNVLNFASDAFNRSVHGFMDENLRELRKVMSAIEEKKSYLKQVKRVGTLGVTQLEHDIAIDKGLYYYQGNDFASEIVFSIRRLTEPGKEHVDNHFSPLSEVQKEDFGKMTDEIVSFLNRSSAMIESNDYHRMDDLIAESVDLTAKLTLLKKEELKRIQGQSGSTKVSMVYLNMVQEAQNVVSFTANLLKVSRKFQKE; encoded by the coding sequence ATGGAGACATTTTATCTCTTTCTGATCATTTTTCTCTTTGTGCTGGCAGTGTTCGACCTGTCAGTCGGAGTTAGTAACGATGCGGTCAATTTCATGAATTCGGCAATAGGCTCGAAAGCTGCATCTTTTAAAGTCATAATGGTGATTGCCGCGATCGGCATCTTTGTCGGTGCCTCGCTTTCCAACGGTATGATGGACATTGCCAGGCACGGAATTTACCAGCCGCAACATTTCTACTTTTCGGAGATTATGTGTATTTTGCTGGCTGTCATGCTCACTGATGTGGTGTTGCTGGATATTTTTAACTCTCTGGGAATGCCCACTTCGACTACCGTTTCGCTGGTTTTCGAATTGTTGGGCGGTACGGTTGCGATTTCATTAATCAAGATTGCCAATTCCAACGGTGCGCTCCAGTTGGGCGACCTGCTGAACACCGATAAGGCTTTTACGGTGATACTTGCCATTTTCCTTTCGGTGGCGATCGCTTTCTTCTTCGGGGCTATTGTCCAATATATCTCCCGTCTGATCTTTACCTTCAATTATAAGAAGTATGCGACTTATTTCATCGGGCTGTTCGGTGGTCTGGCTGCAACTTCCATCCTTTATTTTATGCTGATCAAAGGTTTGAAGGAAAGCTCTTTTATGGAAGGCGATCTCAAAACGATGATCTATAGTAATACGGACACGATTGTGTGGGGAGCGCTTATCTTCTTCACTGTATTGATGCAGATTCTCCATTGGTTGAAGGTGAATGTCTTTAAAGTGGTGATCTTATTGGGTACGTTTGCTCTGGCATTGGCGTTTGCCGGTAACGACTTGGTGAACTTTATCGGTGTTCCGTTGGCAGGCTATTCTTCTTATATGGACCTGATGGCACAGGGTGGTACGACTACGACCGATACTTTCCTGATGGAGTCGTTGCTTGAACCGGCCAAAACCCCGTGGTACTTCCTTGTCGGTTCCGGTTTGGTCATGGTGGTTGCCTTGGCTACTTCGAAGAAGGCGCAGGCGGTGATTAAAACGTCTGTGGATCTGGCCCGACAGTCGGATGGAAATGAGAATTTCGGAACGTCGCCCGTTGCACGTGTCCTGGTGCGTACGTGCAATAACGCTTCCAGTACGATATTGAGTGTGGTTCCTTTGCGTGTGAAGGACTGGATCGACAGCCGTTTCAATAATAATGAGATAATACTTGCAGATAAGGCCAGTTTCGACTTGGTACGTGCTTCGGTGAATGTCGTGCTTTCCGGTCTCTTGATTGCGTTGGGTACTTCGTTGAAGTTGCCGTTGTCTACGACTTATGTAGCTTTCATGGTGGCGATGGGTAGTTCTTTGGCCGACCGTGCCTGGGGACGTGAAAGTGCGGTTTACCGTATCACCGGTGTGCTTTCCGTGATTGGTGGCTGGTTCATTACGGCAGGTGCAGCCTTTACGATCTGTTTTCTGGTCGCTCTGTTGATCCATGTCGGTGGTATTGCGGCAATGGCGGCAATGGTGGGGTTGGCGATCTATATGCTGATCCGCAACCAGATTCTGTATAAGAAAAAGATGAAGAAGGAAGCGATGCAGGAAGAAGTCGATTCTACGATTTCCAAGCTGCGTGAGACAAAGGACAAACGCGAAGCTCTTTCCTTGTTCCGCGAACATAGCCGCGACGAGCTTTGTAATGTGCTGAACTTCGCTTCCGATGCTTTCAACCGCTCCGTTCATGGCTTTATGGACGAGAACCTGCGTGAACTTCGCAAGGTGATGAGCGCGATCGAGGAAAAGAAGAGTTACTTGAAACAGGTCAAACGTGTCGGCACATTGGGCGTTACCCAGTTGGAACATGATATTGCGATCGATAAAGGTTTGTACTATTATCAGGGAAATGACTTTGCCAGTGAGATCGTGTTTAGTATCCGCCGTCTGACGGAACCGGGCAAGGAGCATGTCGACAACCATTTCAGCCCGCTCAGCGAAGTACAGAAGGAAGATTTCGGAAAGATGACCGATGAGATCGTTTCTTTCTTGAACCGCAGTTCAGCTATGATTGAAAGCAATGATTACCACCGTATGGATGACCTGATCGCCGAATCGGTCGACCTGACAGCTAAACTGACACTTCTGAAAAAAGAGGAACTGAAACGTATCCAGGGACAGAGCGGCAGCACGAAGGTCAGCATGGTCTATCTGAATATGGTACAGGAAGCACAGAATGTGGTATCCTTTACGGCGAATTTGCTGAAGGTGAGCCGGAAGTTCCAAAAAGAATAA
- a CDS encoding SusC/RagA family TonB-linked outer membrane protein, which produces MKNVSYYRHLHSESLKKLVAITKITAVSLLTVLPSTMQAESSYSQSAVISVKAERMLLTDLFSQIEKQSEFLFFYVDKDVANIKVNVKANSNQIDEVLTQALAGTGLTYTINDRNINIMRKTYARQQQTKQIKGKVLDSNGDPIIGANVVEKGTTNGSITDIEGLFNISVAPGATLSISYIGYKPVEIKINSQNSYNITLEEDSEALDEVVVIGYGTARKIDLTGSTASLGGDKLQMKNTPQLANQLQGQMAGVQVTRSSGDPNSGATIRVRGVTTLSTNDPLVIIDGVPGTLGDIAPEDVKDIQVLKDAASAAIYGSRAAAGVILVTTKRARNKEFHLSYNMEYGIDAATTKPKFANAVQWMKGYNELAYNDGASSLNSAYSEDLINNYAQLRAENPDLYPDTDFMGLGLNNTTHHQRHSLSLSGGTEKLKTNFSLNYYESEALYDNKDYERFNVRSNNDYTINNWIHANVDVNLLYSKQNSPHNGAGGSIMKDLMFSSPLYNAYWADGRYADGKDGDNPIAYHNLSGNNRGEYYRVGGKLQLDLTPIKDLTLTAVASPRYTFDKKKDHKMAYDVYRISGDPISGGGYSTTSLSETRDDTYSLTMQFYANYKFQIQRHSIGLMAGYEDYTYKWENEGASRTNFTLDNFPYLDLGPEDYQFNSGKAGHNSYRSIFGRIMYSWADRYMLQANIRSDGSSRFAEGHRWGTFPSVSAGWMISEEPWFNKSVIDYLKLRGSIGQLGNERIGSEFPYQAKLTFGTGFIPNASTGIADVVQTAYQTDYAFNNLTWETTTTYGIGADITLLNNRLKASADYYYKKTVDMLMEVGFPSYFGYNAPQNNAADMNTKGWDLELSWSDQINDFRYGVNFNLSDYRSKMGYMADRQKIDGNKITEEGSHYQEWYGYKNMGIILNEEAMYDKNGDKIPVLTNNDGPGNIRYQDINGDGIITASEDRVYLGNSLPELQYGGSIWAEWKGFDFNLAFQGIGRQLKYWSWAVRPFQYQSYSCPLNLFESHWSPTATDAENATAKYPKFTTNDTNIYANSDFYLFNGGYMRIKNITLGYTIPSNITKKFFVNKLRVYFSANDLPAFSKYPNGYDPEWDRSGDLIMSSYIFGLNVSF; this is translated from the coding sequence ATGAAAAATGTTTCGTATTATAGGCATCTTCATTCTGAAAGCCTAAAAAAATTAGTAGCAATCACAAAAATTACAGCGGTTTCGCTATTGACGGTTTTACCCTCCACAATGCAAGCCGAGTCATCTTATTCACAATCGGCAGTAATATCTGTCAAAGCAGAGCGGATGCTTCTCACAGACTTGTTTTCACAGATAGAAAAACAAAGCGAATTCTTATTCTTCTATGTAGACAAAGATGTCGCAAACATCAAAGTCAACGTAAAAGCCAACAGCAATCAAATTGATGAAGTCTTGACACAAGCATTAGCCGGAACAGGACTGACATACACCATCAATGACCGGAATATTAACATTATGCGAAAAACATATGCCCGGCAACAACAGACTAAGCAAATCAAAGGGAAAGTCCTTGACAGCAACGGTGACCCAATCATCGGGGCCAACGTGGTGGAAAAAGGAACTACTAACGGGTCTATCACTGATATTGAAGGACTCTTCAATATCAGTGTAGCACCTGGTGCTACACTTTCGATTTCCTATATCGGATACAAACCTGTCGAAATAAAAATTAATTCACAGAACTCATATAACATTACACTCGAAGAAGATTCTGAAGCTTTGGATGAAGTCGTAGTAATTGGCTACGGTACAGCTCGAAAAATTGATTTGACCGGATCAACCGCTTCATTGGGAGGAGACAAGTTACAAATGAAGAATACACCACAACTCGCTAATCAGTTGCAAGGGCAAATGGCAGGTGTACAAGTCACACGTTCAAGTGGTGATCCAAACTCTGGAGCGACTATTCGCGTACGCGGTGTTACCACACTATCAACCAATGACCCATTAGTAATTATCGACGGAGTACCCGGAACACTCGGAGACATCGCACCCGAAGATGTAAAAGATATTCAAGTACTGAAAGATGCAGCCTCTGCAGCCATCTATGGTTCACGCGCTGCCGCAGGTGTTATCCTTGTCACCACAAAACGCGCCCGAAACAAAGAATTCCATCTCTCCTACAATATGGAATACGGCATCGACGCAGCAACTACAAAACCGAAATTTGCAAATGCAGTCCAATGGATGAAAGGATACAATGAATTGGCCTATAACGATGGAGCCTCTTCACTCAATTCTGCTTACTCTGAAGATCTGATCAATAATTATGCACAATTAAGGGCTGAAAATCCAGATCTTTATCCCGATACCGATTTTATGGGATTGGGTTTGAATAATACCACCCACCACCAACGACATTCTCTTTCACTTAGTGGAGGAACAGAAAAGCTAAAAACAAATTTCAGCCTCAACTACTATGAGTCGGAAGCGCTGTACGACAACAAAGATTATGAACGCTTCAATGTCCGTTCAAATAACGACTACACCATCAATAATTGGATTCATGCGAACGTAGATGTAAATTTGCTTTATTCAAAACAAAATTCTCCACATAATGGGGCTGGCGGCAGTATTATGAAAGACCTCATGTTTAGTTCGCCTCTTTATAATGCTTATTGGGCCGATGGACGTTATGCCGATGGAAAAGATGGTGACAATCCTATTGCTTATCATAATCTGAGTGGGAATAATAGAGGAGAATATTATCGTGTCGGCGGTAAACTTCAATTAGACCTTACCCCAATAAAAGACTTGACACTAACAGCTGTCGCATCACCACGATATACATTCGATAAAAAGAAAGACCATAAAATGGCATACGATGTGTATCGTATATCTGGTGATCCAATCTCCGGAGGAGGTTATTCCACAACAAGCTTGAGCGAAACACGTGACGACACCTATAGCTTGACCATGCAATTCTATGCTAATTACAAATTCCAAATCCAACGGCACTCCATAGGATTAATGGCTGGTTACGAAGATTATACCTATAAATGGGAAAATGAAGGTGCTTCCCGTACAAACTTTACATTGGATAATTTCCCTTATTTGGATTTGGGTCCAGAAGACTATCAATTCAATAGTGGAAAAGCAGGACACAATTCTTACCGCTCGATTTTCGGACGTATCATGTATTCTTGGGCTGACCGCTATATGTTGCAAGCCAACATCCGTTCTGATGGTTCATCACGTTTTGCTGAAGGACACCGCTGGGGAACATTTCCTTCTGTTAGTGCTGGTTGGATGATTTCTGAAGAACCTTGGTTTAATAAAAGCGTAATCGATTATTTAAAGCTCCGTGGTTCTATCGGTCAATTGGGTAATGAACGAATTGGTTCTGAGTTTCCTTATCAGGCAAAACTTACCTTTGGAACAGGTTTTATACCCAACGCCTCTACAGGTATAGCTGATGTGGTACAAACGGCTTATCAGACAGACTATGCTTTCAATAACTTGACTTGGGAAACAACAACGACTTATGGAATTGGAGCAGATATAACATTATTAAACAATCGTTTAAAAGCTTCAGCTGATTATTATTACAAAAAAACAGTCGATATGTTGATGGAAGTCGGCTTTCCCTCTTATTTTGGCTATAATGCACCGCAAAACAATGCAGCAGACATGAATACCAAGGGTTGGGATTTGGAACTTTCATGGAGTGACCAAATCAATGACTTTCGGTATGGCGTCAACTTCAACCTCTCTGACTACCGATCTAAAATGGGATATATGGCAGATCGTCAAAAAATAGACGGAAATAAGATTACAGAAGAAGGTTCCCATTATCAAGAATGGTATGGTTACAAAAACATGGGTATCATCCTAAATGAAGAGGCCATGTATGATAAAAACGGTGATAAAATTCCTGTTTTAACAAACAATGATGGCCCCGGTAATATTCGTTATCAAGATATCAACGGAGATGGTATAATCACAGCCTCCGAAGACCGTGTGTATTTAGGTAATTCTTTACCGGAATTACAATATGGAGGATCCATTTGGGCAGAATGGAAAGGTTTTGACTTCAATCTGGCATTCCAAGGAATCGGCCGTCAACTCAAATATTGGTCATGGGCTGTAAGACCATTCCAATATCAATCATACTCTTGTCCATTAAATTTATTCGAAAGTCATTGGAGTCCAACAGCTACAGATGCTGAAAACGCAACAGCTAAATATCCCAAATTTACGACTAATGACACGAATATTTATGCAAACAGCGACTTTTATCTCTTCAATGGGGGTTACATGCGTATCAAAAATATTACATTAGGATACACGATACCTTCAAACATTACGAAAAAATTCTTTGTCAATAAGTTAAGAGTTTATTTCAGTGCCAATGATTTGCCGGCATTTTCAAAATATCCTAATGGATATGATCCCGAATGGGACCGCAGCGGTGACTTAATTATGTCATCTTATATCTTTGGTTTGAATGTTTCATTTTAA
- a CDS encoding FecR family protein, which translates to MENRINHIIARVLSGESSSDDILSLSEWLNENEKNRDEFRRLKNYWDADVAFKHSVAPTFSADKLQQKINVQKRQTYRRQLWRNAIPLIAAACLFFIFSTAFSLYNTKDRTSEYYTLLAGEHTSNFTMEDGTVITLNKNSRLSYSDKYGKDNRNVKLEGEAYFEVAKDSGKPFQVEMNGASITVLGTHFNVKADAESDDITATLVEGSIRFEGAKQNIVMTPNQQLTFSRSTNKVDVKQIDTDTFTAWKDGLLKYKSIPFTKLIENLKDMYQVEIRIDDERLADPSVTVSGTFDQRQSFDQILKVISYSLPVRWTNHDGVYHIQYATLKR; encoded by the coding sequence ATGGAAAACAGAATAAACCATATAATCGCACGTGTCCTGAGTGGAGAAAGTTCTTCGGATGACATTCTTTCGCTAAGCGAATGGCTGAACGAAAACGAAAAGAACCGGGATGAATTCCGACGGCTCAAGAATTATTGGGATGCGGATGTCGCTTTCAAACATTCCGTCGCCCCTACTTTCTCGGCCGACAAACTGCAACAAAAGATCAATGTACAAAAGAGGCAGACTTACCGGCGGCAATTATGGAGAAACGCCATTCCACTAATTGCCGCAGCCTGTTTGTTTTTCATTTTCTCAACAGCCTTTTCCCTTTATAATACAAAGGACCGTACATCCGAATACTACACTTTGCTGGCAGGCGAACATACCTCCAACTTCACGATGGAAGACGGAACTGTCATCACATTGAACAAGAACAGCCGCCTAAGCTATTCCGACAAATACGGAAAAGACAACCGCAACGTCAAATTGGAAGGTGAAGCTTATTTCGAAGTGGCAAAAGATTCAGGCAAGCCCTTCCAAGTAGAGATGAACGGCGCCTCTATCACCGTATTGGGCACGCACTTCAACGTGAAAGCAGATGCGGAATCCGACGATATCACAGCAACCCTTGTGGAAGGTTCCATCCGTTTCGAAGGTGCAAAACAAAATATCGTAATGACCCCGAACCAACAACTAACTTTTAGCCGATCGACAAACAAGGTTGATGTAAAACAAATAGACACCGACACTTTCACTGCTTGGAAAGACGGCCTGTTGAAATACAAATCTATTCCATTCACCAAATTGATCGAGAACTTGAAAGACATGTATCAAGTAGAAATCCGGATTGATGATGAAAGACTGGCAGATCCGTCCGTCACCGTCTCCGGAACATTTGATCAGAGACAAAGTTTTGACCAGATTTTGAAAGTAATCTCATACAGCTTACCTGTACGATGGACAAATCATGATGGAGTTTATCATATCCAATATGCAACACTAAAAAGATAA
- a CDS encoding RagB/SusD family nutrient uptake outer membrane protein, whose amino-acid sequence MNKINKYLFSGIIAVSMTACADLDLNPLSEGSSENWYHDETEIEMAINDWWRPDFFPIDGIEWDDDMLHRDGSNDVTIGTITSQWGTAATRWNSLYKAVARATKVIQALDNGTADGINEEKTNQYKGEAYFMLGFAYGELATYYGDCVLNKGMTLEEAYEAVRTPKKEVMAYAYECLDKAIELLPDSHTGQQRPTKGVALGIKARFALYHEDWETAAQAAEQCMNSKVYKLHDNYGELFKADSSPELMFYFKGDLTLKKGYGLFDNVYNYVIRKIGGACNRSPSLELFCSYTCTDGLPINKSPLYNPKDPFANRDPRLAMTIQPFKTKYSTDYAEYEQSKIDGTFPEKYPEYIILGYEYNPNPYATKVYEVSSGKMVLSNDSKATNQHAAYNGLAMRKFVKDNWKDYKMYGNKADNCYPYLRYAEILMTYAEAKNEMGQCTQEDLDKSINLVRERAYKGSGIAYPRVEVASQEALRKIIRMERRSEFAFEGLRYRDLLRWRIAEKSHNKSMYYLSRAWSGSSEWNGLTGSESNLQLSSDFMTILKNWDDGNFPIGGIPTIDEDGLPDISPMETAGYITTFYKMSFDPKKNYLWPIPADDILVNDKITQNPGY is encoded by the coding sequence ATGAACAAAATAAATAAATATCTATTCAGCGGAATAATAGCAGTAAGTATGACAGCTTGCGCAGATCTCGACCTAAACCCTCTATCGGAAGGTTCGAGTGAAAATTGGTATCACGATGAAACCGAAATAGAAATGGCGATCAACGATTGGTGGCGACCAGACTTTTTCCCTATTGATGGAATTGAATGGGATGATGATATGCTTCACCGCGATGGTTCCAATGATGTCACAATAGGAACAATAACCTCTCAATGGGGAACAGCAGCAACCCGTTGGAATTCTCTATATAAGGCTGTTGCACGTGCAACTAAAGTCATCCAAGCGTTAGACAACGGCACAGCTGATGGAATAAACGAGGAAAAAACCAATCAATATAAAGGAGAAGCCTATTTCATGTTAGGTTTTGCTTACGGAGAATTGGCAACTTATTATGGAGATTGCGTATTAAACAAAGGCATGACGCTGGAAGAAGCATACGAAGCTGTACGCACCCCCAAAAAAGAAGTGATGGCTTATGCTTATGAATGTTTGGACAAAGCAATAGAACTACTACCCGATTCTCATACCGGACAACAAAGACCTACAAAAGGCGTCGCTCTCGGAATCAAAGCACGCTTCGCTCTCTATCATGAAGATTGGGAAACAGCGGCCCAAGCTGCCGAACAATGTATGAATTCCAAGGTTTATAAATTACATGATAATTACGGTGAATTATTCAAAGCTGACAGTTCTCCTGAATTGATGTTCTACTTCAAAGGAGATCTGACTTTAAAAAAAGGCTATGGCCTTTTTGATAATGTATACAATTATGTAATTCGTAAAATCGGTGGAGCTTGTAACCGCAGCCCGTCACTGGAATTGTTCTGCTCTTACACCTGTACAGATGGCCTTCCAATCAACAAATCGCCACTCTACAATCCGAAAGATCCGTTTGCAAACCGCGATCCACGTTTAGCTATGACGATACAGCCGTTCAAAACAAAATATTCTACAGATTATGCAGAATATGAACAATCAAAAATCGACGGAACTTTTCCTGAAAAATATCCAGAGTATATCATATTAGGTTATGAATATAATCCTAATCCTTATGCAACTAAAGTATATGAAGTTTCTTCCGGGAAAATGGTTCTTAGCAACGATTCTAAAGCTACCAATCAACATGCTGCTTATAATGGACTTGCTATGCGCAAATTTGTAAAAGATAATTGGAAAGACTATAAAATGTATGGTAACAAAGCTGATAACTGTTACCCCTATTTGCGCTATGCTGAGATATTAATGACTTACGCAGAAGCAAAGAATGAAATGGGGCAATGTACACAAGAAGACTTAGACAAAAGTATCAATCTAGTTCGCGAACGAGCCTATAAAGGTTCAGGTATTGCCTATCCACGAGTAGAAGTAGCCTCACAAGAAGCATTACGTAAGATAATCCGTATGGAACGTCGTTCTGAATTTGCTTTTGAAGGGCTTCGCTATCGTGATTTACTACGTTGGAGAATTGCTGAAAAATCACATAATAAATCAATGTACTATCTATCACGTGCTTGGTCAGGATCTTCAGAATGGAACGGTTTAACTGGAAGTGAATCCAATTTACAATTATCTTCTGATTTCATGACTATTTTAAAAAACTGGGATGATGGAAACTTTCCTATTGGAGGTATACCTACAATTGATGAAGACGGATTACCGGATATTTCACCAATGGAAACAGCTGGATATATCACCACTTTCTATAAAATGTCATTTGATCCTAAGAAAAACTATTTATGGCCGATTCCTGCCGATGATATTTTAGTTAATGATAAAATAACTCAAAATCCAGGTTATTAA
- a CDS encoding RNA polymerase sigma-70 factor, with translation MGENRDDIIQWVCEMALSDSQTALKSLYMAYFGPLMRFTGMYVSSPAEAEEIVSDTFLAIWDNRKQLPGISNFDSYIYTVARHKAISYYRKQHMEQVSLDEISIDLFTSTETTPEEELISQEGIHRLNLAIDSLPAKCKMAFKLVREDKLKYKEVAAILDISVKTLEAHLANAVRKLRETLADDCI, from the coding sequence TTGGGAGAGAATCGAGACGATATCATACAGTGGGTTTGTGAAATGGCCTTATCGGATTCACAGACCGCTCTTAAATCGCTTTACATGGCCTATTTCGGTCCACTAATGCGATTTACGGGCATGTATGTCTCATCGCCGGCAGAAGCCGAAGAGATTGTTTCCGATACCTTCTTAGCTATCTGGGACAACCGCAAGCAACTTCCCGGCATCTCCAATTTCGACTCTTACATCTATACGGTAGCCCGCCACAAAGCGATCAGCTATTATCGCAAACAGCATATGGAGCAGGTATCGCTGGACGAAATCTCCATCGACCTTTTCACCTCGACCGAAACGACTCCCGAAGAAGAACTTATCAGCCAGGAAGGAATCCACCGCCTGAACCTGGCGATCGACTCGCTGCCCGCCAAATGCAAGATGGCTTTCAAACTCGTCCGCGAAGACAAGCTCAAATATAAAGAAGTGGCTGCCATCCTCGACATCTCCGTCAAAACTCTGGAAGCACACTTGGCGAATGCCGTCCGCAAACTGCGGGAAACACTTGCTGACGATTGCATCTGA